One Thioclava electrotropha DNA segment encodes these proteins:
- a CDS encoding zinc-ribbon domain-containing protein yields the protein MRLVCPNCGAQYEVDDAVIPDGGRDVQCSNCGHGWFQPSKDMLSAEPDTTTAAPPPEGWDLDAEVEAEAAPEENEAEVTAETPTESEALSEPEQSSEPEQVSEPEPLPEPEQQPEPEAATPLPEPEPVVTTQSTDDTDAAIAAMVSTPEPEDQDDDEEEPGLGPAPRVGATPRKPLDDGLLSILREEAEREAAQRRAEGSSELETQDELNLEERETSEDAERAAEAAAADLARRRKTAQDFSDLNEPDAEREEDRVADLLGEDDEDMRAIRGRERLPDIDEINSTLTATSDREGDSVAEFSPEMARRRRSGFSRGFIFVMAITAILALLYAFAPDIAAKVPALKSPLTRYVVAVDEGRIWLDDQLQILTHRLSPEATSDGFTE from the coding sequence ATGCGGTTGGTTTGCCCCAATTGCGGTGCGCAATACGAAGTGGATGACGCTGTCATCCCAGATGGCGGACGGGATGTGCAATGCTCCAATTGCGGGCACGGCTGGTTCCAGCCGAGCAAGGATATGCTCTCCGCCGAACCTGACACCACCACCGCAGCGCCCCCGCCCGAAGGTTGGGATCTCGACGCCGAGGTGGAGGCAGAGGCTGCACCCGAGGAAAATGAGGCTGAGGTGACGGCGGAGACGCCCACCGAATCCGAGGCCCTTTCCGAACCCGAGCAATCCTCCGAGCCCGAACAAGTTTCCGAGCCTGAGCCGCTGCCCGAACCCGAGCAACAACCAGAGCCCGAGGCGGCAACGCCCCTGCCCGAGCCTGAGCCAGTCGTGACGACGCAAAGCACGGACGACACGGATGCCGCCATTGCGGCGATGGTCTCGACGCCGGAGCCCGAGGATCAGGACGACGACGAGGAAGAGCCGGGCCTCGGCCCCGCCCCGCGCGTCGGCGCCACCCCGCGCAAACCGCTCGATGACGGGCTGCTGTCGATCCTGCGCGAAGAAGCCGAGCGCGAAGCCGCGCAGCGCCGCGCCGAAGGCTCGAGCGAGCTTGAGACGCAAGACGAATTGAACCTCGAAGAGCGCGAGACTAGCGAAGACGCGGAACGCGCCGCCGAGGCCGCCGCCGCTGATCTGGCGCGCCGCCGCAAAACCGCGCAGGACTTTTCCGATCTCAACGAGCCCGACGCTGAACGCGAAGAGGATCGCGTGGCCGACCTGCTCGGCGAGGACGACGAAGACATGCGCGCGATCCGCGGACGCGAACGGCTGCCCGACATCGACGAGATCAATTCGACCCTCACCGCGACCTCGGATCGCGAGGGCGACAGCGTGGCCGAATTCTCGCCGGAAATGGCGCGCCGCCGCCGCTCGGGCTTCAGCCGCGGCTTCATCTTCGTGATGGCGATCACCGCGATCCTGGCGCTGCTCTATGCCTTCGCGCCGGACATTGCCGCGAAGGTCCCGGCGCTCAAATCGCCGCTGACGCGATATGTCGTGGCGGTGGACGAGGGCCGCATCTGGCTCGACGACCAGTTGCAGATCCTGACGCATCGCCTCTCGCCCGAGGCGACCTCGGACGGCTTCACCGAATAA